A segment of the Sphingomonas kaistensis genome:
GGAACGCGGCCAGTTTCGCGCCAGCAACATCGTCGAGGTGCGGATGACCGACGTCGCCCGCGTCGGGGAGGCCGTCACCGCGGTGACCGAGGCCGGGGCCAATGTCGTCGGCGGTCCCGACCTGCGGGTGTCCGACCGCGAGGCCGCCAACCGCTCGGCCTATACCAATGCCTACAAGGCCGCCCGCAGCCGGGCCGAAGCCTATGCCGAGGCCGCCGGGCTCGAGATCGTGCGGGTGGTCAACATCGTCGACGGCGGCGAATATGGCGCGCCCGACAGTTCCCTTGTCACCATGCAGGCCGCCGCGCCGCCGCCGGTGGTCGCGCCCGAGACCGTGCCCGCCGCCCCGCCGCCGCCGCCCGGCGCCCCATTCAATCCCGGCGTCAACCGCACCGAGGTCCGGGTCCGCGTCGATTTCGCGCTGAAGCCGGCCTGATCGGTCAGGCGAAGGCGCTTGCCGTCTTCAGCGTCTGCC
Coding sequences within it:
- a CDS encoding SIMPL domain-containing protein, with the protein product MRHLVLALPLLAAAACAPTNPDPRGVGRGETFLTISATGRAEARPNEARMQLGVTSQGANAAEASRLNREKMARVTSALTALGVGADDLQTRNLSLQRIDYGKERGQFRASNIVEVRMTDVARVGEAVTAVTEAGANVVGGPDLRVSDREAANRSAYTNAYKAARSRAEAYAEAAGLEIVRVVNIVDGGEYGAPDSSLVTMQAAAPPPVVAPETVPAAPPPPPGAPFNPGVNRTEVRVRVDFALKPA